Proteins encoded together in one Bacteroides ovatus window:
- a CDS encoding phosphate acyltransferase, which yields MEPILNFAQLTAHLKKLNHRKRIAVVCANDPNTEYAISRALEEGIAEFLMIGDSTILKKYPTLKQYPEYVKTIHIENPDEAAREAVRIVREGGADILMKGIINTDNLLHAILDKEKGLLPKGKILTHLAVMEIPTYHKLLFFSDAAVIPRPTLQQRIEMIWYAICTCRHFGIEQPRVALIHCTEKVSAKFPHSLDYVNIVELAEAGEFGNVIIDGPLDVRTACEQASGDIKGIVSPINGQADVLIFPNIESGNAFYKSVSLFAQAEMAGLLQGPICPVVLPSRSDSGLSKYYSIAMACLQVSGDCKCRKQVSQVTGSSF from the coding sequence ATGGAACCTATTCTAAATTTTGCCCAGTTAACGGCTCATCTTAAAAAACTAAACCATAGAAAACGAATTGCCGTGGTCTGTGCGAACGATCCTAACACTGAATATGCCATCTCCCGTGCTTTGGAAGAAGGGATTGCAGAATTTCTGATGATTGGAGATTCTACCATTCTGAAGAAATATCCCACGCTCAAACAATATCCTGAATACGTAAAAACCATCCACATAGAAAATCCGGATGAAGCGGCGCGCGAAGCTGTCCGCATTGTGCGTGAAGGAGGAGCGGATATTTTGATGAAAGGGATTATCAATACGGACAACTTACTGCATGCCATACTCGACAAAGAAAAAGGTTTGTTACCGAAAGGGAAAATCCTCACGCATCTGGCAGTAATGGAAATTCCTACTTACCATAAACTGCTTTTCTTCTCGGATGCCGCCGTCATTCCGCGTCCTACTTTACAGCAACGTATAGAAATGATTTGGTATGCTATCTGCACCTGCCGTCACTTTGGTATCGAACAACCGCGTGTCGCATTGATTCACTGCACAGAAAAAGTGAGTGCCAAGTTCCCTCATTCACTAGATTATGTGAATATCGTAGAACTTGCCGAAGCGGGAGAATTCGGAAATGTGATTATTGACGGCCCGCTGGATGTACGTACTGCCTGCGAACAAGCAAGTGGTGATATTAAAGGGATTGTATCTCCTATCAACGGACAGGCAGATGTCTTGATATTCCCGAACATTGAATCGGGTAATGCATTCTACAAATCCGTCTCTTTGTTTGCACAGGCAGAAATGGCAGGATTGCTGCAAGGTCCTATTTGCCCTGTAGTACTTCCATCGCGTAGTGATTCCGGCTTGTCCAAATATTACAGCATTGCAATGGCATGCTTACAAGTGTCAGGAGATTGCAAATGCAGAAAACAAGTCAGCCAAGTCACCGGCTCATCATTCTAA
- the buk gene encoding butyrate kinase — translation MKILVINPGSTSTKIAVYENETPLFVSNIKHSVEELSAFPEVIDQFEFRKNLVLQELENNKIPFSFDAIIGRGGLVKPIPGGVYEVNEAMKRDTVHAMRTHACNLGGLIASELASTLPDCPAFIADPGVVDELEDIARITGSPLMSKITIWHALNQKAIARRFAKEQGTQYENLDLIICHLGGGISVAVHHHGRAIDANNALDGEGPFSPERAGTLPAGQLIDLCFSGQLTKDELKKRISGRAGLTAHLGTTDIPAIIQSIEEGDKKAELILDAMIYNVAKAIGASATVLCGKIDAILLTGGIAYSDYVISRLKKRISFLAPIYVYPGENEMESLAFNAIGALKGELPIQIYK, via the coding sequence ATGAAAATTCTGGTTATCAACCCCGGTTCTACTTCTACTAAAATAGCAGTTTACGAAAATGAAACTCCGCTGTTTGTCAGTAATATAAAACATTCTGTAGAAGAACTATCCGCTTTTCCCGAGGTGATAGACCAGTTTGAATTCCGGAAAAACCTGGTGTTACAAGAATTGGAAAACAATAAGATACCTTTTTCTTTTGATGCAATCATCGGACGCGGCGGTTTAGTGAAACCGATACCGGGCGGAGTGTATGAAGTAAATGAGGCCATGAAACGTGATACAGTGCATGCTATGCGTACCCATGCTTGTAACTTAGGAGGATTGATTGCCAGCGAACTGGCCTCCACATTACCCGACTGTCCGGCTTTCATTGCTGATCCGGGAGTGGTGGATGAACTGGAAGATATAGCACGCATTACAGGTTCTCCCTTAATGTCGAAGATCACCATCTGGCATGCATTAAACCAGAAAGCAATCGCCCGCCGCTTTGCCAAAGAGCAGGGAACCCAATACGAAAATCTGGATTTAATTATCTGCCATCTGGGAGGTGGCATCTCTGTCGCAGTCCATCACCACGGACGAGCCATTGACGCCAACAATGCATTGGACGGTGAAGGTCCTTTCTCACCGGAACGTGCCGGTACACTTCCCGCCGGTCAACTGATCGACCTATGTTTTAGCGGTCAACTCACCAAAGACGAATTGAAAAAACGTATCTCCGGACGCGCTGGACTGACCGCCCATCTAGGTACAACCGATATTCCCGCCATTATACAATCTATCGAAGAAGGAGATAAGAAAGCGGAACTGATACTGGATGCCATGATTTACAATGTTGCAAAAGCGATAGGAGCCAGTGCCACCGTACTTTGCGGGAAGATAGATGCCATCCTTCTGACAGGAGGTATCGCCTATTCGGACTATGTGATTTCAAGACTGAAAAAAAGAATCTCTTTCCTGGCCCCCATCTACGTTTATCCCGGAGAGAATGAAATGGAGTCACTAGCATTTAATGCCATAGGAGCACTAAAGGGGGAATTGCCGATACAAATCTATAAATAG
- a CDS encoding GH92 family glycosyl hydrolase, giving the protein MKKCWLLFLVLSCTLLAQSKDWTQYVNPLMGTQSSFELSTGNTYPTIARPWGMNFWTPQTGKMGDGWQYVYTANKIRGFKQTHQPSPWINDYGQFSIMPMVGKPEFDEEKRASWFGHKGEEATPYYYKVYLAEYDIVTEMSPTERAVLFRFTFPENAHSYIAVDAFDKGSFIQIIPEENKIIGYSTRNSGGVPENFKNYFIIQFDKPFTYKATVNNGNIQENATEQTTDHAGAIIGFKTQRGEQVHARIASSFISFEQAARNMKELGNDNLEQIKQKGQKAWNQVLGKIEVEGGNLDQYRTFYSCLYRSLLFPRKFYELDEAGKPVHYSPYNGQVLPGYMFTDTGFWDTFRCLFPLLNLMYPSMNKEMQEGLINTYKESGFFPEWASPGHRDCMIGNNSASVLADAYLKGIKVEDVKTLYEGLIHGTKNVHPTVSSTGRRGYEYYNKLGYVPYDVKINENTARTLEYAYNDWCIYQLAKELKRPEKEIQLFAKRAMNYKNVFDKDSKLMRGKNEDGTFQSPFSPLKWGDAFTEGNSWHYSWSVFHDPQGLIDLMGGKDMFITMLDSVFSVPPVFDESYYGQVIHEIREMTIMNMGNYAHGNQPIQHMIYLYNYAGQPWKAQYWLRQVMDRMYTPGPDGYCGDEDNGQTSAWYVFSALGFYPVCPGTDEYVVGAPLFKKATLHLENGNSLIIHATDNNKKNMYIQTMNLNGTEYKKNYLRHEDLLKGGNINFQMGSQPNLNRGTEEESFPYSFSKVLKKIR; this is encoded by the coding sequence ATGAAGAAATGTTGGTTATTATTTTTAGTGCTTAGCTGCACGCTTCTTGCCCAGTCCAAAGACTGGACACAATACGTTAATCCGTTAATGGGAACACAATCATCTTTTGAATTATCAACAGGTAACACCTACCCCACCATTGCCCGCCCTTGGGGAATGAATTTCTGGACCCCACAGACCGGAAAAATGGGAGACGGATGGCAATATGTCTATACAGCCAATAAAATCCGTGGATTCAAACAAACTCATCAGCCCAGCCCATGGATAAACGATTACGGACAGTTCTCCATTATGCCGATGGTGGGTAAACCTGAATTCGACGAAGAAAAGCGGGCTAGCTGGTTCGGACACAAAGGAGAAGAAGCAACTCCTTATTACTACAAGGTGTATCTGGCCGAATACGATATTGTCACGGAGATGTCTCCGACCGAACGTGCTGTTCTCTTCCGGTTCACTTTCCCGGAAAACGCACATTCGTATATTGCAGTCGATGCATTTGACAAAGGTTCTTTTATTCAGATTATCCCAGAAGAAAACAAAATTATCGGTTATAGTACACGCAATAGCGGAGGAGTTCCCGAAAACTTCAAGAACTATTTTATTATTCAATTCGATAAGCCTTTCACCTATAAAGCCACTGTAAATAATGGAAATATTCAAGAAAATGCAACCGAACAGACAACTGACCATGCAGGAGCCATTATAGGTTTTAAAACTCAACGTGGAGAACAAGTACATGCACGCATCGCCTCTTCCTTTATCAGCTTCGAACAGGCTGCAAGAAATATGAAAGAATTAGGAAATGACAATCTAGAGCAGATAAAACAAAAGGGACAGAAAGCATGGAACCAAGTACTGGGAAAAATCGAAGTGGAAGGAGGAAACCTCGATCAATACCGCACTTTCTACTCCTGCTTATACCGTTCGTTACTTTTCCCCCGAAAATTCTACGAACTGGACGAAGCCGGAAAACCTGTTCATTACAGCCCTTATAACGGGCAAGTTCTACCGGGATATATGTTTACCGACACCGGATTTTGGGATACCTTCCGGTGTCTTTTCCCATTACTGAATCTGATGTATCCGTCGATGAATAAAGAAATGCAGGAAGGGCTCATCAATACCTACAAAGAAAGCGGATTCTTCCCCGAATGGGCCAGCCCCGGACACAGAGACTGCATGATAGGAAATAATTCGGCTTCCGTACTGGCAGATGCTTATTTAAAAGGTATTAAAGTAGAAGATGTGAAAACTTTGTACGAAGGGTTAATACACGGAACAAAGAACGTACATCCCACCGTATCTTCCACAGGAAGACGCGGATACGAATATTATAATAAGTTAGGCTATGTCCCTTATGACGTAAAAATCAATGAAAACACAGCCAGAACTTTGGAATATGCCTACAATGACTGGTGTATCTATCAATTAGCCAAAGAATTAAAGCGACCGGAAAAAGAAATACAGCTCTTTGCCAAACGGGCGATGAACTATAAGAATGTATTCGATAAAGACTCCAAGCTCATGCGAGGAAAAAATGAAGATGGAACATTCCAATCTCCATTCTCACCATTGAAATGGGGAGATGCATTTACCGAAGGAAACAGCTGGCACTACTCATGGTCTGTATTCCACGATCCACAAGGATTAATTGACTTAATGGGAGGAAAAGATATGTTTATCACTATGCTGGATTCTGTATTTTCCGTACCTCCTGTCTTTGATGAGAGTTATTACGGGCAGGTTATTCATGAGATTCGTGAAATGACAATCATGAATATGGGGAATTACGCGCATGGCAATCAACCAATCCAACACATGATCTACCTATACAACTATGCCGGTCAACCCTGGAAAGCGCAGTATTGGCTACGCCAGGTCATGGATAGAATGTACACACCGGGCCCTGACGGATATTGTGGAGATGAAGATAATGGGCAGACTTCGGCATGGTATGTTTTCTCCGCATTAGGTTTTTACCCCGTATGTCCGGGAACCGACGAATACGTCGTTGGAGCTCCTCTTTTTAAAAAAGCAACCTTACATCTTGAAAACGGTAACAGCCTCATCATCCATGCAACCGATAACAACAAGAAGAATATGTATATTCAAACAATGAATCTGAACGGCACAGAATATAAAAAGAACTATCTACGCCATGAAGACTTATTAAAAGGAGGAAACATTAACTTCCAAATGGGAAGCCAGCCCAATTTAAACAGAGGAACGGAAGAGGAAAGCTTTCCTTACTCCTTCTCTAAAGTCCTAAAAAAGATTCGTTAA
- a CDS encoding ATP-binding protein → MMKQIPYGITDFSRIQKENYYYVDKTMFIEKIEMQPPYLFLIRPRRFGKSLTLAMLEAYYDVNHAEQFDELFGQLYIGQHPTKLHNQFLIMRFNFSEVSSNVNEVELSFKLHCCSKLKDFVFKYEDLLGKEIWDVLDEKIQEEPGAFLSAINSYATRKKNIRIYLLIDEYDNFTNTILSTYGTEFYRKATHGEGFIRGFFNVIKSATTGTGAALERLFITGVSPVTMDDVTSGFNIGTNITTDPWFNDLVGFSEKELREMLTYYKEQGVLIQSVDETVVMMKPNYDNYCFSRSRLVDCMFNSDMVLYFMKSFVLHGEKPEEIVDPNIRTDFNKLAYLIKLDHGLGENFSVIKEIAEQGEITTDIVTHFSALEMTDPSNFKSLLFYFGLLSIKGVDMVGRPILHVPNLVVREQLFNFLIQGYIKHDIFKIDMNRMSALFENMAFRGDWKPLFDFIANAVREQSRIREYIEGEAHIKGFLLAYLGMYRYYQLYPEYELNKGFADFFFKPSPSVPVLPPFTYLLEVKYAKAGASEKEIRALADEAREQLLRYSEDELVAEARAKGELKLITIVWRSWELALLEEVTLS, encoded by the coding sequence ATGATGAAACAAATACCTTACGGAATAACTGATTTTAGCCGAATTCAGAAAGAGAATTATTATTATGTAGATAAGACAATGTTCATTGAAAAAATAGAGATGCAACCGCCTTATCTGTTTCTGATACGTCCCCGTAGATTTGGGAAGAGTCTGACTTTGGCTATGTTAGAGGCCTATTATGACGTAAATCATGCTGAACAGTTTGACGAGTTGTTTGGTCAGCTATACATAGGTCAGCATCCGACGAAGCTCCACAATCAGTTTCTCATCATGCGATTTAATTTTTCGGAAGTGAGTTCCAATGTCAATGAAGTAGAACTATCGTTTAAGCTGCATTGTTGTAGCAAACTTAAAGATTTTGTCTTTAAGTATGAAGATTTGTTAGGAAAAGAAATTTGGGATGTTCTTGATGAGAAAATACAAGAAGAACCCGGTGCTTTTCTGTCTGCGATTAATTCCTATGCTACCCGTAAGAAAAATATTCGTATTTATTTACTCATTGATGAATATGATAATTTCACCAATACCATTCTTTCGACTTACGGTACGGAATTTTATAGGAAAGCAACGCATGGCGAAGGTTTTATTCGTGGCTTCTTTAACGTGATAAAATCCGCTACTACCGGAACCGGAGCTGCTCTTGAACGGTTGTTTATTACCGGAGTGAGTCCGGTGACGATGGATGATGTGACTAGTGGCTTTAACATCGGAACCAATATAACGACTGATCCTTGGTTTAATGATTTAGTTGGTTTTAGTGAGAAAGAATTGCGTGAAATGCTGACTTATTATAAAGAACAAGGAGTGTTGATACAATCTGTAGATGAAACTGTTGTCATGATGAAACCTAATTATGACAATTATTGCTTTAGTAGAAGTAGATTGGTGGACTGTATGTTTAACTCTGATATGGTACTTTATTTTATGAAGTCTTTTGTTTTACATGGGGAAAAGCCTGAAGAAATCGTAGATCCCAATATTCGCACTGACTTTAACAAGTTGGCATACTTGATAAAGCTAGATCACGGGTTGGGAGAGAATTTTTCCGTTATAAAGGAAATAGCCGAGCAAGGAGAAATCACTACTGACATCGTTACTCATTTCTCTGCATTGGAGATGACGGACCCCAGTAATTTCAAGTCTTTATTATTCTATTTCGGACTTCTTTCCATCAAAGGTGTGGACATGGTGGGAAGACCCATTTTACATGTACCGAATTTGGTTGTAAGAGAACAACTGTTTAATTTCTTGATACAAGGCTACATCAAGCATGATATCTTTAAAATTGACATGAACAGGATGAGTGCTTTATTTGAGAATATGGCTTTCAGGGGAGACTGGAAACCTTTGTTCGATTTTATCGCCAATGCTGTTCGTGAGCAAAGTCGTATCCGTGAATATATTGAAGGTGAAGCGCACATTAAAGGCTTCTTGCTTGCCTATTTAGGAATGTATCGTTATTATCAGCTCTATCCGGAATACGAATTGAATAAGGGTTTTGCAGATTTCTTCTTCAAACCTAGTCCGTCGGTTCCTGTACTGCCTCCTTTCACCTATCTGCTTGAGGTGAAATATGCAAAAGCCGGTGCTTCGGAAAAAGAAATACGTGCCCTTGCTGATGAGGCGCGCGAACAGTTACTTCGTTATAGTGAAGATGAACTGGTGGCAGAAGCCAGGGCGAAAGGTGAACTGAAGTTAATTACTATTGTTTGGCGTAGTTGGGAGCTTGCTTTATTGGAAGAAGTTACTCTTTCTTAA
- a CDS encoding helix-turn-helix domain-containing protein translates to METEELTIGRVHHGRNIRRTRIEKDMNQEGLSELVHLSQPAVSKYEKMKVIDDEMLQRFARALNVPFDYLKTLEEDAQTVVFENNTVNNSEQSAGGANISMGIVKSDTEDSINDSRVNNFNPIDKITELYERLLKEKDEKYAALERRLQNIEKSLQK, encoded by the coding sequence ATGGAAACAGAAGAATTGACAATTGGGAGAGTCCATCACGGACGCAATATACGTCGTACCCGTATTGAAAAGGATATGAACCAGGAGGGTTTGAGTGAATTAGTACATCTCTCACAACCTGCTGTTTCTAAATATGAGAAGATGAAAGTGATTGATGATGAGATGTTGCAACGTTTTGCACGTGCATTGAATGTCCCTTTCGATTATCTCAAGACTTTGGAGGAGGATGCACAGACGGTGGTGTTTGAAAATAATACGGTGAATAATTCAGAACAAAGTGCAGGTGGGGCAAACATCAGCATGGGTATAGTTAAGTCTGATACCGAAGATAGTATTAATGATAGTCGAGTTAACAACTTCAATCCTATCGACAAAATCACTGAACTCTACGAGCGTCTTTTAAAAGAAAAGGATGAAAAGTATGCTGCGTTAGAACGCCGTTTGCAGAATATTGAAAAAAGTCTGCAGAAATAA
- a CDS encoding IS1182-like element ISBf3 family transposase, giving the protein MAKLHFRPYIPNQTVLFPQRIDENIAATDPVRIVNAVIDNLNLESFKKLYKETGRCPYHPKMMLKVIIYAYMNNIYSCRKIEKHLLRDIHYIWLAGNEHPDFITINRFRNRVKEEINNVFTQLVLVLADKGFISLDVEYIDGTKIESKANKYTFVWRKTVERNRTRLMDKIRILLEQVDEAIAQENSIKDTSVEFTPCRLSDIVDELKEALERQPATKDKEEKKALRKKKKQVMELEGYRDKLIEYDNHLDTLGERNSYSKTDPGATFMRMKEDAMKNGQTKPGYNLQIGTENQFITDFRLFPNPTDTLTLIPFFHSFQYRYNRLPNICVADSGYGSEENYRFMQENGIEAFIKYNYFHKEQRPRYTPNPFHAESLHYNAQEDYYVCPMGQHMNRIGTKRDKTASGYIIESARYKAKRCEGCPLRGSCFKARGNRIIEVNHRLNQYKRQARERLLSEEGIKHRGRRCIEPEAVFGQMKYNMAYRRFRHVGEDKVTMDFAFFAIAFNIKKMCAKLIKEGKGLITVAKYMFMGLFITRYNWNIATCCQMHEEKAA; this is encoded by the coding sequence ATGGCAAAGTTACATTTTCGTCCTTACATTCCCAACCAAACCGTTCTTTTTCCACAAAGAATTGATGAAAACATAGCTGCGACCGACCCGGTCCGCATCGTGAATGCTGTTATTGACAATCTCAATCTTGAGAGTTTCAAGAAGCTTTATAAGGAAACGGGCCGTTGTCCTTATCATCCTAAAATGATGCTTAAGGTGATAATCTACGCCTACATGAATAATATCTATTCTTGCCGTAAAATAGAGAAGCACCTCCTTCGTGACATTCATTATATTTGGCTTGCCGGTAATGAGCATCCGGATTTTATCACGATCAACCGTTTTCGTAACCGTGTAAAGGAGGAAATAAATAATGTATTTACCCAGTTGGTTCTTGTCCTTGCCGATAAAGGTTTCATCAGCCTTGATGTGGAGTATATCGACGGCACCAAGATTGAATCCAAAGCCAACAAATATACTTTTGTCTGGCGCAAGACAGTCGAACGGAACCGTACGAGACTAATGGATAAAATCCGTATTCTCTTGGAACAGGTGGATGAAGCCATTGCACAGGAGAACTCTATAAAAGACACATCCGTGGAGTTTACTCCCTGCAGGCTCTCTGACATAGTGGATGAACTTAAAGAAGCCCTGGAACGCCAGCCTGCAACAAAGGATAAGGAAGAAAAGAAAGCCCTGCGCAAAAAGAAGAAGCAGGTCATGGAACTTGAAGGGTATCGTGACAAGCTGATAGAATACGACAATCACCTTGATACCCTTGGAGAACGTAACTCCTATTCCAAGACCGATCCTGGTGCCACATTCATGCGCATGAAAGAAGATGCCATGAAGAACGGGCAGACCAAACCCGGATATAATCTGCAAATAGGTACTGAAAACCAATTCATCACAGACTTCCGTCTGTTTCCCAACCCTACCGATACACTGACCCTCATACCTTTTTTCCACTCTTTCCAGTACCGCTATAACCGTTTACCGAATATCTGTGTGGCAGACTCCGGTTACGGTTCGGAAGAAAATTACCGGTTCATGCAGGAGAATGGGATAGAAGCCTTCATCAAGTATAATTACTTCCATAAAGAACAGCGTCCTCGTTATACTCCCAACCCATTCCATGCCGAAAGTCTCCATTACAATGCCCAAGAGGATTATTACGTTTGTCCTATGGGACAGCACATGAACCGTATAGGAACCAAACGTGACAAGACAGCGAGCGGATACATCATCGAAAGTGCCCGGTATAAAGCAAAAAGATGCGAAGGTTGCCCTTTGCGTGGCAGTTGTTTTAAAGCTCGGGGGAACCGTATTATAGAAGTCAACCACCGATTAAATCAATACAAACGGCAGGCACGGGAAAGGTTGCTCTCAGAAGAAGGTATCAAGCATAGAGGCAGGAGGTGTATAGAACCAGAGGCTGTGTTTGGACAAATGAAATACAACATGGCATACAGAAGATTCCGGCATGTGGGAGAAGACAAGGTTACAATGGACTTTGCTTTCTTTGCTATAGCCTTTAATATCAAAAAAATGTGTGCTAAACTGATAAAAGAAGGAAAGGGGCTCATTACAGTTGCCAAATATATGTTTATGGGACTATTTATAACCCGATATAATTGGAATATAGCAACTTGTTGCCAAATGCATGAGGAAAAAGCAGCATAG
- the pnp gene encoding polyribonucleotide nucleotidyltransferase — translation MINPIVKTIELPDGRTITLETGKLAKQADGSVMLRMGNTMLLATVCAAKDAVPGTDFMPLQVEYKEKFAAFGRFPGGFTKREGRASDYEILTCRLVDRALRPLFPDNYHAEVYVNIILFSADGVDMPDALAGLAASAALAVSDIPFNGPISEVRVARIDGQFVINPTFEQLEKADMDLMVAATYENIMMVEGEMHEVSEAELLEAMKVAHEAIKVHCKAQMELTEEVGKTVKREYNHEVNDEDLRKAVREACYEKAYAVAASGNNNKHERFAAFEAIREEFKAQFSEEELDEKGALIDRYYHDVEKEAMRRSILDEGKRLDGRKTTEIRPIWCEVGPLPGPHGSAIFTRGETQSLTSVTLGTKLDEKIIDDVLEHGKERFLLHYNFPPFSTGEAKAQRGVGRREIGHGHLAWRALKGQIPADYPYVVRVVSDILESNGSSSMATVCAGTLALMDAGVKIKKPVSGIAMGLIKNPGEEKYAVLSDILGDEDHLGDMDFKVTGTKDGITATQMDIKVDGLSYEILERALNQAKEGRMHILGKITETIAEPRADLKEHAPRIETMTIPKEFIGAVIGPGGKIIQGMQEETGAVITIEEIDGMGRIEVSGTNKKCIDNAMRMIKAIVAVPEVGEVYKGKVRSIMPYGAFIEFLPGKDGLLHISEIDWKRLETVEEAGIKEGDEIEVKLIDVDQKTGKFKLSRKVLMPRPEKK, via the coding sequence ATGATTAACCCAATTGTTAAGACAATCGAGTTACCTGATGGAAGAACCATCACACTCGAGACGGGAAAGTTGGCAAAACAGGCAGACGGTTCTGTAATGCTCCGCATGGGAAACACCATGTTGTTAGCTACTGTTTGTGCCGCTAAAGATGCAGTTCCCGGAACAGATTTTATGCCTTTACAGGTAGAGTACAAAGAAAAATTTGCGGCATTCGGCCGTTTCCCTGGTGGTTTCACCAAGCGAGAAGGTAGAGCTTCTGATTATGAGATTCTCACTTGCCGTCTTGTCGACCGTGCTCTCCGTCCTTTATTCCCCGATAATTATCACGCAGAGGTATATGTGAACATCATCCTCTTTTCTGCTGATGGTGTGGATATGCCGGATGCATTGGCAGGACTTGCCGCTTCTGCAGCACTTGCCGTTTCAGATATTCCTTTCAACGGACCGATTTCTGAAGTACGTGTAGCACGTATCGACGGTCAGTTCGTTATCAATCCTACTTTTGAACAACTGGAAAAAGCTGATATGGATCTGATGGTGGCCGCTACTTATGAGAACATCATGATGGTAGAAGGTGAAATGCACGAAGTATCCGAAGCTGAATTGCTGGAAGCAATGAAAGTAGCTCATGAAGCTATCAAGGTTCATTGTAAAGCACAGATGGAGTTGACTGAAGAGGTTGGAAAAACAGTGAAACGTGAATACAACCATGAAGTGAACGACGAAGATTTGCGCAAGGCTGTTCGTGAAGCATGCTACGAAAAAGCTTACGCTGTTGCCGCTTCCGGAAACAATAACAAACACGAACGTTTTGCTGCTTTCGAAGCTATCCGTGAAGAATTCAAAGCTCAATTCTCTGAAGAAGAGTTGGACGAAAAGGGTGCGTTGATCGACCGTTACTACCACGATGTAGAAAAAGAAGCCATGCGCCGTTCTATCCTTGACGAAGGTAAGCGTTTGGATGGTCGTAAGACTACTGAAATCCGCCCGATCTGGTGTGAGGTTGGTCCTCTGCCTGGTCCTCACGGATCTGCTATCTTTACTCGTGGTGAAACACAATCACTGACTTCTGTTACTCTGGGTACCAAACTGGATGAGAAGATCATTGACGATGTTTTGGAACACGGAAAAGAACGTTTCTTATTGCATTATAATTTCCCTCCTTTCTCTACAGGTGAAGCAAAAGCACAACGTGGTGTAGGTCGTCGCGAAATCGGTCACGGTCACTTGGCTTGGCGTGCTTTGAAAGGACAGATTCCTGCTGACTATCCGTATGTAGTACGTGTGGTTTCAGATATTCTCGAATCTAACGGCTCTTCTTCTATGGCTACTGTATGTGCCGGAACATTGGCATTGATGGATGCTGGTGTGAAGATCAAGAAACCGGTATCAGGTATCGCTATGGGATTGATTAAGAATCCGGGCGAAGAAAAATATGCTGTATTGTCTGATATTCTGGGTGACGAAGACCACTTGGGTGATATGGACTTCAAAGTAACGGGAACAAAAGATGGTATTACGGCTACCCAGATGGATATCAAGGTAGACGGTCTGTCTTACGAAATTCTGGAACGTGCTTTGAATCAGGCAAAAGAAGGACGTATGCACATTCTGGGTAAGATTACTGAAACAATCGCTGAACCACGTGCTGACCTGAAAGAACATGCTCCACGCATTGAAACGATGACAATTCCTAAAGAATTTATCGGTGCTGTAATCGGCCCTGGTGGAAAAATCATCCAAGGTATGCAGGAAGAAACCGGTGCTGTGATTACTATCGAAGAAATTGATGGTATGGGACGCATCGAAGTTTCCGGAACAAACAAAAAATGTATTGATAATGCAATGCGCATGATTAAAGCAATCGTTGCTGTTCCTGAAGTGGGCGAAGTTTATAAAGGTAAAGTTCGTTCTATTATGCCTTACGGTGCATTCATCGAATTCTTGCCGGGCAAGGATGGTTTGCTGCACATCTCTGAAATTGATTGGAAGCGTCTGGAAACAGTAGAAGAAGCTGGAATTAAGGAAGGTGATGAAATCGAAGTAAAACTGATTGATGTTGACCAGAAAACTGGTAAATTCAAACTTTCAAGAAAAGTGTTGATGCCAAGACCAGAAAAGAAATAA